In Ochrobactrum sp. Marseille-Q0166, a single genomic region encodes these proteins:
- a CDS encoding NAD(P)H-dependent oxidoreductase, whose protein sequence is MTAKILVFAGSIRKGAFSGHMADAAEKELEKQGAKVTRLSLADYPLPIMNEDLEAEEGIPENAIKLGRLLAEHDGLMICSPEYNASIPPLLKNTIDWISRISKDGDKPLKPYAGLTVGLCSTSNGAFAGMRGLYHLRAVLMAVGTQIITEQCSVSGAADAFNDDDTLKNERQAKMLSAVCTSLIKHSSNPGR, encoded by the coding sequence ATGACAGCAAAAATTCTGGTTTTTGCCGGTTCTATCCGCAAGGGAGCCTTTTCGGGCCATATGGCAGATGCGGCTGAAAAAGAACTCGAAAAACAGGGTGCGAAAGTCACGCGTCTGTCGCTGGCCGATTATCCGCTGCCGATAATGAATGAGGATTTGGAAGCCGAAGAAGGCATTCCTGAAAATGCAATCAAGCTTGGTCGTCTGTTGGCAGAGCATGACGGGCTGATGATTTGCTCGCCGGAATATAATGCATCGATTCCGCCGCTTCTTAAAAACACCATTGACTGGATTAGCCGTATTTCAAAGGATGGTGACAAGCCATTGAAGCCCTATGCGGGGTTGACGGTCGGGCTTTGCTCGACGTCAAACGGTGCGTTTGCGGGTATGCGTGGGCTCTATCATCTACGCGCGGTACTGATGGCGGTAGGAACACAAATCATTACCGAGCAATGTTCCGTTAGCGGTGCTGCCGATGCTTTCAACGACGATGACACACTCAAAAATGAGCGCCAGGCAAAGATGTTGAGCGCTGTCTGCACGAGCCTGATCAAGCACTCGAGCAATCCGGGGCGCTAA
- the pmtA gene encoding phospholipid N-methyltransferase PmtA produces MAVQLGRKLAAKFDEEIRFFKGWIDGPKAVGAILPTSSITARRMASVIDTKSGLPVLELGPGTGVITKAILAHGVKPADLYSVEYSSAFVEHLDKVYPDVNIIEGDVFDLNTALGAMRDQQFDSIISAVPMLNFPMPSRIQLMDDLLSRIPRGRPLVQITYGPRPPVPAGKGNYTVQHYDFVVRNVPPAQLWVYRRPII; encoded by the coding sequence ATGGCAGTGCAGCTCGGCAGGAAACTGGCCGCTAAGTTCGATGAGGAAATCCGTTTTTTCAAAGGTTGGATAGACGGACCCAAAGCGGTCGGCGCGATATTGCCGACAAGTTCGATTACAGCGCGACGCATGGCAAGTGTCATTGATACGAAATCAGGCTTGCCTGTTCTCGAGCTTGGACCTGGCACCGGTGTCATCACCAAAGCCATTCTTGCCCATGGTGTGAAGCCTGCCGATCTCTACTCAGTTGAGTATTCATCTGCATTTGTTGAACATCTCGATAAGGTTTATCCAGATGTGAATATTATCGAGGGCGATGTTTTTGATCTCAATACAGCACTGGGTGCGATGAGAGATCAGCAGTTTGACAGCATTATTTCAGCCGTGCCGATGCTGAATTTTCCGATGCCGAGCCGCATTCAGCTGATGGATGATCTCCTGTCCCGTATTCCACGCGGTCGCCCGCTGGTTCAGATCACCTACGGTCCGCGTCCGCCGGTCCCGGCTGGTAAGGGTAATTACACTGTGCAACATTATGATTTTGTCGTTCGTAATGTACCGCCTGCGCAGCTTTGGGTATATCGTCGCCCGATCATCTGA
- the dnaJ gene encoding molecular chaperone DnaJ: MKIDYYEALGVERTADDKVLKSAFRKLAMEYHPDRNPNNPDAERKFKEIGEAYETLKDPQKRAAYDRYGHAAFENGGMGNGFGGGGFGGAGGFSDIFEDIFGEMMGGGRRRSNGGRERGADLRYNMEVTLEEAYSGKAAQIRVPTSITCDECSGSGAKAGSQPTTCSMCSGSGRVRAAQGFFSVERTCPTCNGRGQIIKDPCGKCHGQGRVTQERSLSVNIPAGIEDGTRIRLAGEGEAGTRGGPSGDLYIFLSVKPHEFFQRDGADLYCKVPISMTTAALGGDFEVSTLDNTQTRVKVPEGTQNAKQFRLKGKGMPVLRQQAMGDLYIQIDIETPQNLSKRQRELLEEFEQLSSKENSPKSAGFFSRMKEFFEGIGE; encoded by the coding sequence GTAATCCAAATAATCCGGATGCCGAACGCAAGTTCAAAGAAATCGGCGAAGCTTATGAAACGCTAAAGGACCCGCAGAAGCGTGCAGCCTATGACCGATACGGTCACGCAGCCTTTGAAAATGGCGGCATGGGCAATGGTTTTGGCGGTGGCGGCTTTGGTGGCGCTGGCGGCTTCTCCGATATTTTCGAAGATATTTTTGGCGAAATGATGGGGGGTGGTCGTCGCCGATCCAATGGCGGGCGCGAACGCGGCGCTGATCTTCGCTACAATATGGAAGTCACTCTGGAAGAAGCTTATTCCGGCAAGGCCGCGCAAATTCGTGTGCCGACTTCCATCACTTGCGATGAATGCTCCGGCTCTGGCGCTAAGGCGGGCTCGCAGCCGACCACTTGTAGCATGTGCTCCGGTTCGGGCCGTGTTCGTGCTGCACAGGGCTTCTTCTCGGTAGAGCGAACCTGCCCAACCTGCAATGGTCGCGGCCAGATCATTAAGGACCCTTGCGGCAAGTGCCATGGTCAGGGTCGTGTAACACAGGAACGTTCGCTTTCGGTCAATATTCCAGCTGGAATCGAAGACGGTACGCGTATCCGTCTGGCTGGCGAAGGCGAAGCAGGAACGCGTGGCGGACCATCGGGTGATCTTTACATCTTCCTATCGGTGAAACCGCATGAGTTCTTCCAGCGGGATGGGGCTGACCTTTACTGCAAGGTTCCGATTTCGATGACCACAGCAGCGCTGGGTGGAGACTTCGAAGTTTCCACGTTGGATAACACCCAGACCCGCGTGAAAGTGCCGGAAGGTACGCAAAATGCCAAGCAGTTCCGGCTCAAGGGCAAGGGCATGCCTGTTCTGCGCCAGCAGGCTATGGGCGATCTCTATATTCAGATCGATATTGAGACTCCTCAAAACCTGTCCAAACGGCAGCGCGAATTGCTTGAGGAATTTGAACAACTCTCGTCCAAAGAGAATAGCCCGAAATCAGCAGGCTTCTTCTCTCGGATGAAGGAATTTTTCGAAGGTATAGGTGAGTGA